DNA sequence from the Roseofilum casamattae BLCC-M143 genome:
GCTGTAATATAGTTTGAATATCGGTTTCCGAGAGTTGCTGTCGCAGCCAGTTTTCCGAAGTAGACAACGGCAGATCGATAGAAGCATTATCAATTTTTGCAAAGGCATGAGCTTCATTATAAGTTACCTTTCCATCTTTATTGTAATCAGCAGAAGGTGCTTTCTCTCCCGTGCGCTTTTGCCCGCTCAATCCGGAAAAAAAGCTAGAACTATAATCAATATAATCGGCTTCGTTCACCTCCGGAGTGCATCCCACTGAAGGCAGAGTTTCCACCGTCGCGAAAAAGCCGCAGCGAGTTTGCAACGCCACTGAATTCTCGGGATTTCCACCGCGATAGATCGTATTAGCAAAGGAACCAGAAAAACACTGTGCCATCATCATCACCACCGGTTTATCCGCAGGCAGAATATCTAACATGCGGGAAAAATCGCGCACGCTCAATAAATCATTGTTCCACAAAAGTAATGAATTATTTTCAGTATTGTCTGGATTTTGGATGCCGTGGCCGGTAAAATAGAGAAAGAGTTCTTTTTCCTTCACTTGAGATTCTGGCATTCGGAACCAATTCACCATATTCTCTACGGTTGCCGAACCCTCAAGAAACGGAATTTTCGGAACTTTAAAACGTTCGCGATCGCGGCGATCTAAATAGCGTACGGTTCGCTTTCCATCATTGCCATTGGCAAAGAAAAAAGATGCATCATTTTCCGGGTTATAGCCCACATGGTTTAACACCCGTTGGAAATATAAAACATTTTTTTCCAACGCAATCTCATTGCTTGCCGGAGATCCCCCACCCGCGATCGCCAAAAAATGCGAATTTCTCCGAGATTCCTGACATTGGTGAGGCTCCGAAACGACCTCCGAAGTGGCAGACGAAACCAAAGCTCCAGCCAGAGTCGCCAAAACCCAATGAGACCAAACCATAACCGATTACTCCACGATTGCTCTCCTTACTATAACGATTTCCGATTCCCGCAGCGAAAGCGCTATAACATAAAAGATATGTGTCCATCGCCCAACTATGCCCTATTCGGAAAACCCCTACTTCAAACGGCTACAGCTCTACCTCTACCTGCTTCCGATCGTCGGGTTTATGCCCTCACTATGGGCCGTTTATCGGAAAGAAGGCGATCGCCAAATTCAATCCACCGCTCGTACCGCCGTTATCCTCGCCATCAGTTGGGCGATCGCCATCAGTCTACTGCAAAGTGGAGCCAATGTTTCCGAATCGTTACATTTACCCCTACTCTTAGGTAGCAGCGCCGTCACCTCCAGCTACTTCTTCCTCAACATTTGGTTAATGGTACGGCTCTGGAGACACCAAACCATAAGGCTTCCCGGCCTCTCTCCCCTAGGAGATCGGCTGCCCTAGAGGAACAAAATAAAATTTCTCAGCTTCAAGAGGCCCGAACCAGTGGTGCGAAACGCAATAATGTGTAACAATTGCGGCTAAATGCCAAATGGAACGAGGTAAAGCCTCTCGCGCGTATTGTCCCCGACTGCGGCCGGCCCATAGCCACAACGAAATGATGCGATCGCGAAGCCACCTATCGTGGAGCCACCTATCGCGAAATGCCCTATCGCGCTAGACATGCGGAGCCATCTATCGCTCCCTTTTCCCTGTTCTTCCCCTTCCTGTCGTGTAAGAAGTGTATTCCCTTTCGTCTTAGTTTAAAAGTGTGAGGAGATCCGTGTCCATCAATCAAAGTGCTAATCGCCAGAGTCCAAATCAGTCCTATCCCCAACCCGCTCCTCGGCCAGTCGGTAGCGGGCTGCGATGGCTGTCAATTGGACTGGGATTAACCGGTATTGCCCTACTATCCGCCACAGCCGGGGCCCTGCTTGCCGTTTCCCTGATTAGCACTCCCCTAATGCAAAGTCAGCTGAGTCCCGAAGAAGCGGCGGTCTTCGGCCAAGGAGACAAAATTTCCTCTGGAAACAATTTACAGCTTCCCGAACTCACTCGACCCGTTAATATCATGGTTCTGGGAATTAAGGTACTCACCTCCGATGTCGATACTCCACCGGAAGAGAGCGCGGACCTAGGCTACCATGCCTTAGTCAATTCCTTTGAAGGTCTCAGCGACACCATGTTCCTCTTGCGCTTTGACCCCAGTACGAACAAACTCACCATGCTCTCCGTCCCCCGCGACACGCGCACTTGGGTGGAAGGCCATGGCTTGGTGAAAATCAATGCCGCCAACTATCATGGAGGCCCCGCTCTGAGCGCCACCTCAATCAGCGAACTCCTGGGAGGAGTCGGGATCGATCGCTACATTCGGATTAACGTGCAAGGGATCGAAAAACTGATCGATGCCTTGGGTGGGGTGACGGTTCACGTTCCCAAAGATATGAAATATCAGGACGACAGCCAGCACTTATATATAAACCTGAAAGCTGGAAAGCAACACCTCAATGGAGCGCAAGCCCTACAATTCTTGCGCTATCGTTACGATAACTTAGGAGATATCGGCCGGATTCAACGCCAACAAATGTTTATGCGGGCCATGACCGAACAAACTCTCAGCCCCGGAAGCCTGGGGAAAGTGCCCAAAGTATTATCAATTATTCGCTCCCATATCGATACCAATCTCAGCGTGGAAGAACTGCTGGCCCTCGCCAACTTTGCCAGTCAAACCGATCGCTCAAAAATGCAGATGATGTTGCTCCCAGGACGGTTTAGCGATCCCGAAGAGTTTGATGCCAGCTATTGGGTTCCCCACTATAATCGAATCGATGCCATGGTGGCCGAACACTTCGACTTTGGCTACGAAGTCTACGACGATTACGAAATCGATCCAACCCAACTGACGATCGCCATTCAAGATACTACTGGAGAATTTGCCGAAGTCGATCGCCTTTTCGATTGGTTCTATAACCAAGGCTACTACGATGTTTACAACACCGACTCCTGGAGCGAACCTCTCGAGACGACTCGTATTATTGCCCAAGATGGGAATATCGAAAGCGCTAGAGCCATCCGGAGCTTGCTGGGATTTGGCGAAATCCGAGTCGAAAGTACGGGAAGTTTGCGATCGGATGTCACGATTCAGTTAGGCCGAGATTGGTTTGGTAAAGGACTCGCCGAACCGACCTTTAATACTGATTTTACCTCACAGGAAACGACAGAAGAGTTTGTCTACTAACAGGCCTGGAGATGGAGGAGTTTTCATCGCGCGCGATCGCGGTGGGATCGCTCTGCTGTATTGTAATAAAGAGGTGAATAACAGTCGCCAGTTGTCTTGCTCCGATGCTAGTTATCGTTAGCATAGCTCACCTGTCTATCCCCTTACAGTTAATCGTCGATCGCATTTCCCACAGAACTCCCTATGGCTATTGGTTATCTCGCCTTTGTTCTCCACGCTCATCTTCCGTTTGTCCGACATCCAGAAAGCGACTATGTTCTCGAGGAAGAATGGCTCTATGAGGCAATTACAGAAACCTATATTCCCCTCATTCAGGTCTTTGAAGGTCTCAAACGAGATGGAGTAGACTTCAAATTAACCATGAGCTTGACTCCTCCCCTGGTGTCTATGCTCCTCGACCCTCTATTGCAGCAGCGCTATGACAGCCATCTTGCTCAGTTGCAAGAGTTAATTGAAAAAGAAATTCATCGCCATCAATATCACGGCCATCTCAAGTATTTAGCCGAGTTTTATGCCGAAGAATTTGCCAAAACGCGATCGACGTGGGAACGCTATGGAGGCAATTTAATTGCTGCTTTTAAGCAATTTCAAGATAGTAATAATCTCGATATTATTACCTGCGGTGCCACCCATGGATACTTCCCCTTGATGAGGATGCAACCGAAGACCGTTTGGGCACAAATTAAAGTGGCTTGCGATCACTATCAAGATGTGTTCGGGCAACTACCTCGAGGGATTTGGCTCCCCGAATGTGCCTATTATGATGGAGTCGAGCAGTTCCTCGCCGATGCCGGACTGCGCTATTTCCTCATCGACGGGCACGGGATTATGTACGCTCGTCCCCGTCCGCGCTTTGGTACCTATGCCCCTATTTTCACTGAAACGGGAGTTGCTGCCTTCGGACGAGATCACGAGTCGTCGCAACAGGTGTGGTCGTCGCAAGTGGGTTATCCGGGAGCGCCGGAATATCGGGAGTTCTATAAAGATTTAGGCTGGGAAGCAGAATACGAATACATTAAGCCCTATATTATTCCCAACGGACAGCGGAAGAATATTGGGATTAAGTACCATAAAATTACCGGGCGCGGTTTGGGGTTATCGGAAAAGCAACTGTACGATCCCTATTGGGCGCGAGAGAAAACGGCGGAACATGCCGCGAACTTTATGTTTAATCGCGAGCATCAGGTGCAGCATTTAGCCAAAATTATGCAACGGCCGCCGATAATTTTGTCCCCCTACGATGCGGAGTTATTCGGTCATTGGTGGTACGAAGGACCCTGGTTTTTAGATTATTTATATCGCAAAACTTGGTTCGACCAAAGTTGCTATGCCATGACCCATTTATCCGACTATTTGAATCAGCATCCGAGACAACAAGTCTGTCGTCCGGCCCAGTCGAGTTGGGGATATAAGGGGTTTCACGAATATTGGTTGAATGAGACGAATAGTTGGATTTATCCTCATTTGCACAAAGCTGCCGAACGGATGGTGGAGCTGAGTTTGCTCGAACCTTCTGACCTTTTGGAAGAGCGAGCGCTGAATCAATGCGCGCGGGAACTTTTGCTCGCACAGTCTTCGGACTGGGCGTTTATTATGCGCAGCGGGACTATGGTTCCTTATGCTAATCGACGTACGAAGTCTCATTTGTTGCGGTTTAACAAGCTGTATGAGGATGCGATCGCAGGTACCATCGATAGCGGTTGGCTC
Encoded proteins:
- a CDS encoding LCP family protein, encoding MSINQSANRQSPNQSYPQPAPRPVGSGLRWLSIGLGLTGIALLSATAGALLAVSLISTPLMQSQLSPEEAAVFGQGDKISSGNNLQLPELTRPVNIMVLGIKVLTSDVDTPPEESADLGYHALVNSFEGLSDTMFLLRFDPSTNKLTMLSVPRDTRTWVEGHGLVKINAANYHGGPALSATSISELLGGVGIDRYIRINVQGIEKLIDALGGVTVHVPKDMKYQDDSQHLYINLKAGKQHLNGAQALQFLRYRYDNLGDIGRIQRQQMFMRAMTEQTLSPGSLGKVPKVLSIIRSHIDTNLSVEELLALANFASQTDRSKMQMMLLPGRFSDPEEFDASYWVPHYNRIDAMVAEHFDFGYEVYDDYEIDPTQLTIAIQDTTGEFAEVDRLFDWFYNQGYYDVYNTDSWSEPLETTRIIAQDGNIESARAIRSLLGFGEIRVESTGSLRSDVTIQLGRDWFGKGLAEPTFNTDFTSQETTEEFVY
- a CDS encoding glycoside hydrolase family 57 protein, which codes for MAIGYLAFVLHAHLPFVRHPESDYVLEEEWLYEAITETYIPLIQVFEGLKRDGVDFKLTMSLTPPLVSMLLDPLLQQRYDSHLAQLQELIEKEIHRHQYHGHLKYLAEFYAEEFAKTRSTWERYGGNLIAAFKQFQDSNNLDIITCGATHGYFPLMRMQPKTVWAQIKVACDHYQDVFGQLPRGIWLPECAYYDGVEQFLADAGLRYFLIDGHGIMYARPRPRFGTYAPIFTETGVAAFGRDHESSQQVWSSQVGYPGAPEYREFYKDLGWEAEYEYIKPYIIPNGQRKNIGIKYHKITGRGLGLSEKQLYDPYWAREKTAEHAANFMFNREHQVQHLAKIMQRPPIILSPYDAELFGHWWYEGPWFLDYLYRKTWFDQSCYAMTHLSDYLNQHPRQQVCRPAQSSWGYKGFHEYWLNETNSWIYPHLHKAAERMVELSLLEPSDLLEERALNQCARELLLAQSSDWAFIMRSGTMVPYANRRTKSHLLRFNKLYEDAIAGTIDSGWLEKVEHLDNIFPNINYRVYRPSS